The following proteins come from a genomic window of Aspergillus oryzae RIB40 DNA, chromosome 4:
- a CDS encoding snoRNA-binding rRNA-processing protein PWP2 (WD40-repeat-containing subunit of the 18S rRNA processing complex), producing MKTDFKFSNLLGTVYRKGNLLFTPDGTCLLSPVGNRVTVFDLVHNTSYTLPFAHRTNIDRLDLNPQGNLLLSVDENGRAILTNFKRRIVIHHFSFKGRVSSLKFSPSGRFFAVGVGRRLQFWHTPSTPGADNNGELEFAPFILHRDLAGHFDVIQHLEWSHDSRFILTASKDLTARVWSLDPEEGFEPTTLAGHRQGVKAAFFSADQESIYTVSQDGALFRWEYVTKKDPDTMEDVDEARWRIVKKDFFMQNDAKVNCTAFHAPTNLLVVGFSNGLFGLYDLPEFNMIHLLSVSQSNIDYVTVNKSGEWLAFGSSKHGQLLVWEWQSESYILKQQGHLESMGSLVYSPDGQKIVTTSDDGKVKVWDVKSGFCVVTFTEHSSAVTACQFAKKGSVLFTASLDGSVRAWDLIRYRNFRTFTAPSRLSFSSLAVDPSGEVVCAGSPDSFDIHIWSVQTGQLLDQLTGHEGPVSALAFAADGNHLVSGSWDRTVRIWSIFGRTQTSEPLQLVSDVLSVAFRPDGKQVAASSLDGQLTFWSVADAIQESGIDGRRDVSGGRKITDRQTAANAAGTKFFNCITYSADGSCILAGGNSKYICLYDVRTGSLVKKYTVSVNTSLDGTQEILNSRDLTEAGPRGLIDETGEASDHEDRVDRSLPGAKRGDAGARTTRPEVRVTCVNFSPTGRAFCAASTEGLLIYSLDTEYVFDPFDLDISITPSSIMETLENAKQAYTTGTGDNDDSFLKALVMAFRLNESKFIRLVHEAVPPSEISHVVRALPTVYLPRLLRYVAHAAEETPHLEFNLLWIESLLSSHGRYFKENSGTFAPELRAVQRAIDDIRENLKRMTEKNLYDLNYLLSKPVLAGKKTSNTLTLADVEPDDMAANGDENMADTAGGEEEWIGLE from the exons ATGAAGACGGATTTCAAG TTTTCCAACCTGCTGGGTACGGTCTATCGCAAAGGAAATCTTCTTTTCACTCCAGATGGCACCTGTCTGCTTTCCCCGGTAGGAAACCGGGTTACGGTCTTCGACCTTGTTCA CAATACATCATACACTCTCCCCTTTGCGCACCGCACGAACATCGACCGTTTAGATCTAAACCCCCAAGGCAACCTCCTGCTATCCGTTGATGAAAATGGCCGCGCAATCTTGACGAACTTCAAGCGCAGGATTGTTATCCACCACTTCTCTTTTAAGGGCCGTGTCTCATCCCTCAAATTTTCCCCGTCCGGTCGATTCTTTGCTGTAGGAGTGGGGCGACGACTGCAGTTTTGGCATACCCCTTCAACGCCAGGTGCGGACAATAATGGAGAGCTCGAGTTTGCACCGTTCATCTTACACCGAGATCTTGCTGGTCATTTTGACGTCATCCAGCATTTGGAATGGTCTCACGATTCGCGTTTCATTCTCACTGCTTCCAAGGATTTAACAGCACGGGTATGGAGCTTGGATCCAGAGGAGGGCTTTGAACCCACCACATTGGCGGGGCATCGGCAAGGTGTGAAGGCGGCATTCTTTTCTGCTGATCAAGAATCT ATCTACACCGTTAGTCAAGATGGAGCTTTATTCAGGTGGGAATATgtgacaaagaaagacccCGATACCATGGAGGACGTCGACGAGGCACGCTGGAGGATTGTGAAAAAGGACTTCTTTATGCAAAATGATGCTAAGGTCAATTGCACTGCATTCCATGCCCCCACAAATCTTTTAGTGGTGGGCTTTTCGAACGGTCTTTTCGGGCTCTACGACTTGCCAGAGTTCAACATGATCCACCTTTTAAG CGTCTCCCAGAGCAACATCGACTATGTGACGGTAAACAAATCCGGCGAATGGCTGGCTTTTGGCTCCTCTAAGCATGGCCAATTGCTAGTATGGGAATGGCAGTCCGAGTCGTACATTTTGAAACAACAGGGTCATTTGGAGTCGATGGGCTCCCTAGTTTACTCCCCTGACGGCCAGAAGATCGTTACTACTTCCGACGATGGAAAGGTCAAGGTCTGGGATGTCAAGTCGGGCTTCTGCGTCGTGACATTTACGGAACACAGCAGCGCAGTTACTGCTTGCCAGTTTGCCAAGAAAGGAAGTGTCTTGTTCACAGCTTCGTTGGATGGTTCAGTAAGAGCGTGGGACCTCATCCGTTATCGCAATTTCCGAACCTTCACCGCGCCGTCTCGattgtcattttcttcgcTTGCTGTCGACCCGAGTGGCGAAGTGGTTTGTGCCGGATCTCCAGATTCATTCGACATTCATATATGGTCTGTTCAGACTGGACAACTGCTTGATCAACTCACTGGCCACGAAGGCCCCGTTTCCGCTCTTGCTTTTGCTGCAGACGGGAACCACCTCGTCAGTGGTAGTTGGGATCGTACAGTTCGCATATGGAGCATTTTCGGGCGAACACAGACCAGCGAGCCATTGCAACTCGTGTCTGATGTTCTCAGCGTTGCTTTTAGGCCAGATGGCAAACAGGTGGCTGCATCATCGCTAGATGGCCAGTTGACTTTCTGGTCTGTGGCCGATGCAATACAAGAAAGCGGAATTGATGGTCGTCGTGATGTCTCAGGAGGTCGCAAGATAACTGATCGCCAAACCGCTGCAAACGCCGCGGGAACCAAGTTCTTCAACTGTATTACATACAGCGCCGATGGAAGCTGTATCCTCGCTGGAGGCAATAGCAAGTACATTTGCCTGTACGACGTGAGGACGGGCTCGTTGGTAAAGAAGTACACAGTTTCCGTCAACACATCGCTTGATGGTACCCAGGAGATCTTGAACAGTCGCGATTTGACCGAAGCTGGTCCCCGAGGCCTGATCGATGAGACAGGCGAGGCATCGGATCACGAAGACCGTGTTGATCGCTCTCTCCCTGGCGCAAAGCGTGGCGATGCTGGAGCTCGTACCACTCGGCCGGAAGTACGTGTCACTTGCGTCAATTTCTCACCGACTGGGCGTGCATTTTGTGCGGCGTCTACGGAGGGTCTTCTCATCTATAGCCTGGATACAGAATATGTCTTTGATCCATTTGATCTTGACATTTCGATCACCCCGTCTAGCATTATGGAGACTCTTGAGAATGCCAAACAGGCATATACAACAGGCACAGGCGATAATGATGATAGTTTCCTGAAAGCGCTGGTTATGGCGTTCCGGTTGAACGAGTCGAAGTTTATCCGCCTTGTTCATGAAGCAGTCCCGCCGTCCGAAATCTCTCATGTCGTCCGAGCCCTGCCAACCGTCTACCTCCCTCGTCTGCTGCGCTATGTTGCTCACGCTGCTGAGGAAACCCCACACCTAGAGTTCAACTTGCTGTGGATTGAATCTCTCCTAAGCAGTCATGGCCGATATTTTAAGGAAAACTCCGGTACTTTTGCGCCAGAACTTCGTGCTGTTCAACGCGCCATTGACGACATCCGGGAGAACCTGAAGAGGATGACAGAGAAGAACTTGTACGATCTGAACTATCTGCTCTCTAAACCCGTACTTGCTGGCAAAAAGACCAGCAACACCCTAACTTTGGCGGATGTTGAACCCGATGATATGGCAGCAAATGGTGATGAGAACATGGCTGACACCGCAggtggggaagaggaatggatTGGACTTGAGTGA
- the aspC gene encoding septin CDC12 (septin family protein (P-loop GTPase)), with the protein MASTTETASPIGIANLYSHKIVAKRGAAFTIMVAGESGLGKTTFINTLFSTTIKNYADHKRRHQKQIDRTVEIEITKAELEEKFFKVRLTVIDTPGFGDYVNNRDSWQPIIEFLDDQHESYMLQEQQPRRTDKIDMRVHACLYFIRPTGHTLKPLDIEVMKRLSSRVNLIPVIAKADTLSPADLARYKQRVKAVIEAQGIKIYTPPIEEDDEHAATHARSLMAAMPFAVIGSEKDVKTSDNRVVKGRQYAWGVAEVENEDHCDFKKLRSILIRTHMLDLIHTTEEQHYEAYRAQQMETRKFGEARPRKLDNPKFKEEEESLRKRFTEQVKVEEQRFRQWEQKLIAERDRLNKDLEATHAAIKSLEQEIESLQGSSTRSHGRR; encoded by the exons ATGGCCTCCACTACTGAGACTGCCTCCCCCATTGGCATTGCCAAC CTTTACAGTCACAAGATTGTCGCTAAGCGGGGTGCGGCTTTCACTATTATG GTTGCTGGAGAGTCTGGCTTGGGAAAGACCACGTTTATCAACACCTTGTTCTCGACGACCATCAAGAACTATGCCGACCACAAGCGTCGTCACCAGAAGCAGATTGACCGAACTGTTGAGATCGAGATCACTAAGGCCGAATTGGAGGAGAAGTTCTTCAAAG TTCGCCTGACCGTCATCGATACCCCCGGATTCGGAGACTACGTCAACAACCGCGATTCCTGGCAACCCATCATTGAGTTCCTCGACGATCAGCATGAGTCCTACATGTTGCAAGAGCAACAGCCCCGCCGCACAGATAAGATCGATATGCGTGTGCATGCCTGTCTGTATTTTATCAGACCCACCGGTCACACTCTGAAGCCCCTCGATATTGAGGTCATGAAGCGCTTGAGCTCTCGCGTCAATCTTATCCCCGTCATTGCTAAGGCCGACACCCTCAGCCCCGCCGATCTGGCTCGATACAAGCAGAGA GTTAAAGCTGTCATTGAAGCCCAAGGCATCAAGATTTACACTCCCccgattgaagaagatgatgagcacGCCGCCACCCACGCGCGGAGCCTGATGGCCGCTATGCCTTTCGCTGTGATCGGTTCCGAGAAGGACGTGAAGACTAGCGACAACCGGGTTGTAAAGGGTCGTCAATATGCTTGGGGTGTTGCGGAAGTTGAGAATGAGGACCACTGCGACTTTAAGAAGCTTCGTTCGATCCTGATTCGCACCCACATGCTGGACCTTATTCACACCACTGAGGAGCAACACTACGAGGCCTACCGTGCGCAACAGATGGAGACCCGGAAATTCGGTGAAGCCCGTCCCAGGAAGTTGGACAACCCCAAgttcaaggaagaggaggagtcGCTTCGCAAGCGGTTCACCGAACAAGTCAAGGTCGAGGAGCAGCGTTTCCGACAGTGGGAGCAGAAGCTCATTGCCGAGAGAGACCGTCTCAACAAGGATCTGGAGGCTACGCATGCGGC GATCAAATCACTGGAGCAGGAAATCGAATCTTTGCAGGGCTCATCCACCCGGAGCCATGGACGTCGCTAA
- a CDS encoding WD40 repeat domain-containing protein (conserved WD40 repeat-containing protein) — MPATKQFPTKLVHTLKTHNGPVNAVTFSSYPGAYVLTGSSDRAVHLSRAIPNKPGTETTSPIQRYEAHGYSVLDVAVAGDNSRFASVGGDRQVFLWDVEQGITVKRWSGHAARVEAVQFAGEGDSVVVSGSADTTINLWDTRSNSTKPIQTLTEASDTVSSIHVHTPTYSIASGSYDGRARIYDVRMGRTTVDVLAHPVTSVRCSTDGNALLASTLDSRIRMLDRTDGKLLQAFGNGDKGPGKTGYRNSELRIRSAFAKGDAMVLSGSETDKEDRSAQAYVYAWDVVSGELVASVPAGEGVKVVSCVAWNEKGGCWAGGCSDGTFANYQYKFG, encoded by the exons ATGCCAGCAACGAAGCAATTTCCCACAAAGCTAGTCCACACTCTCAAGACACATAATG GGCCCGTGAACGCCGTCACATTCTCCAGTTATCCTGGAGCATACGTTCTAACCGGTTCCTCTGATCGTGCTGTCCATCTCTCCCGCGCAATACCCAACAAACCTGGTACGGAAACGACATCCCCGATCCAAAGATACGAAGCGCACGGGTACTCGGTGCTTGATGTCGCCGTCGCGGGTGACAATTCCCGCTTTGCCAGCGTTGGCGGAGACCGACAGGTTTTCCTCTGGGATGTTGAACAAGGCATAACTGTAAAGCGATGGAGTGGACATGCGGCGCGTGTTGAAGCGGTGCAGTTTGCAGGCGAAGGCGACTCAGTGGTCGTTTCTG GTAGTGCCGACACGACAATTAATCTCTGGGATACACGATCCAACTCAACAAAGCCAATCCAAACCCTCACCGAAGCCAGCGACACGGTCTCATCCATCCACGTCCACACCCCTACGTATTCCATCGCGAGTGGAAGCTACGACGGCCGTGCCCGTATCTACGATGTTCGCATGGGTCGCACAACGGTCGATGTTCTTGCGCACCCGGTAACGAGCGTGCGCTGTTCGACGGACGGGAATGCCCTCCTGGCTTCAACATTAGACAGTCGCATTCGAATGCTTGATCGCACTGATGGAAAACTCCTCCAAGCGTTTGGGAACGGGGACAAGGGTCCCGGGAAGACCGGGTACCGGAATAGCGAGCTGCGAATCAGGTCTGCGTTTGCCAAGGGGGATGCGATGGTGCTCAGTGGAAGCGAAACGGATAAAGAAGATCGGTCGGCCCAAGCGTACGTATATGCTTGGGATGTTGTGAGCGGGGAACTCGTCGCTAGTGTCCCAGCCGGCGAGGGCGTCAAGGTTGTCAGTTGCGTAGCGTGGAATGAGAAGGGGGGATGTTGGGCTGGTGGATGTTCCGACG GTACCTTCGCTAACTATCAATACAAGTTTGggtga